TGCTTCAGCTTCTACAATAAACTTCAACGCTTACGATAATAAAAGAGTATCGTTACAAAATAAGGGCATTCGTATTTTTGGAAATAACGGTGCTGCTACTGTTTCCCAAGATATGGAACCTGAATACATTACCGTTTTGGAAGATGGTACAAAAGCGTATGTAAATTGTCAAGAAAATAATGCATTGGTAGTTTTGAATTTAACGAATAATACCATTATTGATATTTTGCCCTTAGGTTATAAAAACCATTTATTAGGCACGCCAACAGTTACAAGCTATGTTGTTAACGAGTTAGTGGCTAATTGGCCGGAACTTGGTACTCCAGCTTACGATGGCGGTCAAGCACCAGTACTTTTAGGAGGTTTTTCAGGATTGTTTTACGATGCTGTAAACTCTACGGCAACCGATTATGTTTTTTATGCTATTCCAGATAGAGGCCCTAATGCCGATGCTGTTTCTGGTTCAAGTGTTACGCCTACTTCAACAAAAAACTTAAGACCATTTAAATTACCAGATTATCAAGGTAGAATTGTAAAATTCACTTTAAATAAAACAACCGGAGCAGTTGCTTTAAACGATCAAATTCTTCTTACTAGAAAAGATGGTGTAACACCTATTTCTGGAAAAGGAAACATATCTGGATTTGATGAAGTGCCTGTAACTTATACCGATGCCTCAACAGCTTATACAAATTCAGATTATGTTGATGGTTCTTCTGAAGTTTATCACGAACTACCTTATGATGCGTACGGTGGTGATTTTGAAGGCGTTTTAATTGATAAAGATGGCTACTTTTGGGCTTGCGATGAGTACAGACCTGCAATTTATAAGTTTCAGCCTAACGGAACATTGGTAGAGCGTTATGTGCCATCGGGAACCTCATTATTAGGAACAAATCCTCAACCTGTTGGAACGTATGGTGCAGAAACGTTGCCAGAGGTTTATTCTAAAAGATGGGATAACAGGGGTTTTGAAGCTATTGCTTACGATGAGGTAAACCATGTTGTTTATGCATTTATACAATCGCCTATTGAAAATCCGTCTAGTGCAGCGGTTAGAAATAAATCGGATGTTATTAGAATCTTAGGTATTAATGCCGATACTGGCGTTCCAGTTAGTGAGTATGTGTATTTATTGGAAAGAAATAAAGATGCAGGTTATGCATCTTCAAGAGTAGATAAAATTGGTGATGCAGTTTACACAGGAAACGGTAAATTTTTAGTTATTGAAAGAGATTCTGAAGGGCCAACTGCAACTTATGGTAAAAAATACATTTTCGAAATAGATATTAATTACGCAACAAACATTTTGAATACGGTTTTAACGGGTTCTAAAGAATTGGAAGAACTATCGGCAGATGAAATTGCTGCTCAAAGTATTTTGCCAGTTCATAAAAACAAAGTGGTAAATTTGCCAACTATTGGTTACCAATCATCCGATAAAGCTGAAGGTATTGCTTTGTTACCAAACAATGAAATTGCCGTAATAAACGATAACGATTTTGGTTTAGCAGGAGCGGGTGTTACCGATGCTAGTGTGTTGGGTATTATTTCTTTTGCTACCGATTATGGTTTTGATGCTTCTGACAGAGATGATGTGGTTAATATTACACAACACCCAACGTTGGGTATGTTTATGCCAGATGCCATTGCATCTTATAAAGTGGGAAGTTTAAACTATATAGTAACAGCAAACGAAGGAGATTCTAGAGATTATGGTGGATATTCAGAAGAAGTGCGTGTTAAAAACCTGACTTTAAATTCAACATATTATCCAGATGCAGCAACGCTTCAAGCTGATGCTAATATTGGTAGACTTAAAACCACAATTGCCGATGGAGATTACAACAATGATGGTACTGTTGAGCAAATCTATTCTTATGGTGCTAGGTCGTTTTCAATTTTCGATGAATATGGCAATTTAGTGTTCGACAGTGCCGATCAATTTGGTCAAAAAATTGCTTCAGAAGAACCAACATTATTTAATGAAGACGAAGGGGTGCTTGATGGTAGATCGGATGATA
This genomic window from Mariniflexile sp. TRM1-10 contains:
- a CDS encoding choice-of-anchor I domain-containing protein — encoded protein: MKKITLFASFLALSFTAVKAQNALQHLSSYQTSIEASAETVAYDVINQHAFFTNSASNSFTIVDISNPTTPTLVKDVDLSTYGAGPNSIAISGSIVAIAVEASPKQNAGKVVFFDLNGDYVNEVTAGALPDMLTFTPDGMKLLVANEGEPSDDYTNDPEGTISVIDLSGGVLSASASTINFNAYDNKRVSLQNKGIRIFGNNGAATVSQDMEPEYITVLEDGTKAYVNCQENNALVVLNLTNNTIIDILPLGYKNHLLGTPTVTSYVVNELVANWPELGTPAYDGGQAPVLLGGFSGLFYDAVNSTATDYVFYAIPDRGPNADAVSGSSVTPTSTKNLRPFKLPDYQGRIVKFTLNKTTGAVALNDQILLTRKDGVTPISGKGNISGFDEVPVTYTDASTAYTNSDYVDGSSEVYHELPYDAYGGDFEGVLIDKDGYFWACDEYRPAIYKFQPNGTLVERYVPSGTSLLGTNPQPVGTYGAETLPEVYSKRWDNRGFEAIAYDEVNHVVYAFIQSPIENPSSAAVRNKSDVIRILGINADTGVPVSEYVYLLERNKDAGYASSRVDKIGDAVYTGNGKFLVIERDSEGPTATYGKKYIFEIDINYATNILNTVLTGSKELEELSADEIAAQSILPVHKNKVVNLPTIGYQSSDKAEGIALLPNNEIAVINDNDFGLAGAGVTDASVLGIISFATDYGFDASDRDDVVNITQHPTLGMFMPDAIASYKVGSLNYIVTANEGDSRDYGGYSEEVRVKNLTLNSTYYPDAATLQADANIGRLKTTIADGDYNNDGTVEQIYSYGARSFSIFDEYGNLVFDSADQFGQKIASEEPTLFNEDEGVLDGRSDDKGVEPEAIAIGVVDGKTYAFIGLERQSSILMYDITNPNDVEFITYYKGNRTSGDTAPEIIKFIPATDSPNSKNLLLVGYEVSGSLGVIQIDDQVLSISEEVSKNDFKIYPNPVVEGILKFNKILSGTIYNINGQEVKTFNNESALNVSQFTSGIYILKTKEHGVKRFVKL